In Gossypium arboreum isolate Shixiya-1 chromosome 6, ASM2569848v2, whole genome shotgun sequence, the following are encoded in one genomic region:
- the LOC128294079 gene encoding uncharacterized protein LOC128294079: MPSWGILFFLICEQKNFPEVTCQQIFMVDKGSRMQSRNWLVSWSCTDSYISLKLEKESQIFWNWKYTQGHITTYRFAMVNEVEKLFSKLHSCTVTETPFASNDAKYFLHKKLY; the protein is encoded by the exons ATGCCCTCATGGGGAATATTGTTCTTCTTGATCTGTGAACAGAAGAATTTTCCAGAG GTCACCTGTCAACAAATATTCATGGTGGACAAGGGCAGCAGAATGCAGAGTCGGAACTGGCTGGTATCTTGGTCGTGTACAGATAGCTAtatttccctaaaactagaaaAAGAATCGCAGATTTTCTGGAACTGGAAGTACACACAGGGACATATAACTACATACAGGTTTGCTATGGTCAATGAAGTGGAAAAGCTTTTTAGCAAACTGCATTCATGCACAGTGACTGAAACCCCATTTGCTTCAAATGATGCCAAATACTTTCTGCACAAGAAATTGTATTAG
- the LOC108486581 gene encoding 5'-adenylylsulfate reductase-like 4, with amino-acid sequence MGKEAWQTGTLILLLWWMMLPCAVTGPVRVPFCLKESISDAIFDFRDSYCPINSDFTESIDFVGVTEGDEVSLQKVLNMVHKNSHDYVAVLFYASWCPFSRSFRLTFAILSSSYPSIPHFAIEESAVRPSILSKYGVHGFPTLFLLNSTMHVRYLGNRTFESLGAFYGLVTGIKKSSLDKASMNKIGHLSNHEKHSSTEPESCPFPWARSPENLLRQETYLALATTFVLLRLLYLLYPTLLVFAHFTWRLLIRNLKLGSLLEHPLAYLKRAIQLFNSLKEPCKRSNLQGAMNARAWASKSLATVSIGDANTSRAVPVTGCR; translated from the exons ATGGGTAAGGAGGCATGGCAAACGGGGACCCTAATTTTGCTTTTGTGGTGGATGATGCTACCATGCGCCGTCACCGGTCCCGTTAGGGTTCCATTTTGTCTCAAGGAATCAATTTCCGACGCGATCTTTGACTTCCGAGACTCCTACTGTCCCATTAACTCTGATTTCACTGAATCTATCGATTTCGTTGGTGTTACCGAG GGAGATGAGGTTTCGTTGCAAAAGGTGCTTAACATGGTCCACAAGAACAGTCATGATTATGTAGCAGTGCTTTTCTATGCGTCTTGGTGCCCGTTTTCCAGGTCTTTTAGACTGACCTTCGCTATCCTTTCTTCCTCCTATCCTTCCATCCCCCATTTTGCCATCGAAGAATCGGCTGTCAGGCCAAG CATACTCTCCAAGTATGGAGTTCATGGGTTTCCTACTCTTTTCCTTTTAAATTCTACAATGCATGTGCGCTATCTTGGAAACCGGACTTTTGAATCTCTAGGTGCATTCTATGGTCTTGTCACTG GCATTAAGAAGTCGTCTCTGGATAAAGCATCAATGAACAAAATTGGACATTTGTCAAATCATGAGAAGCATAGTAGCACTGAGCCAGAAAGTTGCCCATTCCCATGGGCAAGATCTCCTGAAAATTTACTGAGACAAGAGACCTATTTAGCACTGGCTACCACTTTTGTGCTGCTTAGGTTGCTTTACCTATTGTATCCAACATTGCTTGTATTTGCTCATTTCACTTGGAGATTGCTTATTCGAAATTTGAAGTTAGGGAGTTTGTTGGAACATCCTTTGGCCTATCTAAAACGAGCAATTCAGTTGTTTAATTCCCTGAAGGAACCTTGCAAGAGAAGCAATTTGCAAGGTGCAATGAATGCTAGAGCATGGGCCTCTAAATCCCTTGCAACTGTTTCAATCGGTGACGCCAACACAAGCCGTGCTGTGCCAGTAACTGGATGCCGCTGA
- the LOC108486580 gene encoding 14-3-3 protein 7-like yields the protein MEREQQVYLARLAEQAERYDEMVEAMKNVAKLDVELTVEERNLLSVGYKNVIGARRASWRILSSIEQKEEAKGNEQNVKRIKEYRQRVEDELAKICDDILSVIDKHLIPSSSTGESTVFYYKMKGDYFRYLAEFKAGEDRKEAADQSLKAYEAATTTANSDLPPTHPIRLGLALNFSVFYYEILNSAERACHLAKQAFDEAIAELDSLNEESYKDSTLIMQLLRDNLTLWTSDLPEEGGEQSKGDEPQAES from the exons ATGGAAAGAGAGCAACAAGTTTACTTGGCAAGGCTTGCTGAGCAAGCTGAACGATATGACg AAATGGTCGAGGCCATGAAAAATGTTGCCAAGTTGGATGTTGAACTGACTGTAGAAGAGAGGAATCTGTTATCTGTGGGGTATAAGAATGTGATTGGAGCAAGAAGGGCATCATGGCGGATACTGTCTTCGATCGAACAGAAGGAGGAAGCTAAGGGTAATGAACAAAATGTGAAGAGGATAAAGGAGTATCGGCAGAGGGTTGAAGATGAGCTTGCAAAGATCTGTGATGATATACTATCCGTCATTGATAAGCATCTCATTCCATCTTCCTCGACAGGGGAATCAACTGTTTTCTATTACAAGAT GAAAGGAGATTATTTTCGTTATTTGGCAGAATTTAAAGCCGGAGAGGATCGTAAAGAAGCTGCTGATCAGTCACTTAAGGCTTACGAG GCTGCCACCACTACTGCAAATTCAGATTTGCCGCCAACTCACCCAATTAGACTTGGCCTGGCTTTGAACTTCTCTGTTTTCTACTATGAGATATTAAATTCTGCTGAGAG GGCTTGCCATCTGGCTAAACAAGCTTTTGATGAGGCTATTGCTGAGCTTGATAGCCTTAATGAAGAATCTTACAAGGATAGCACCCTAATTATGCAGCTTCTCAGGGATAATCTCACCTTGTGGACCTCAGATCTGCCGGAGGAAGGAG GTGAGCAATCGAAAGGAGATGAGCCTCAGGCAGAG AGTTAA